A single genomic interval of Streptomyces sp. 1222.5 harbors:
- a CDS encoding spermidine synthase, giving the protein MTAAYDSPVVLDRRDGPYGEVVLRRQGALLQIIANGCFLMDTSDGRSERLLVDAAYGALDGRPAPEVLIGGLGVGFSLAHAAADARWGRITVVEREPAVIGWHRDGPLGELSAAALADPRTEIVEADLVNYVNETSDTFDALCLDIDNGPDWTVTEDNDGLYASAGLAACARVLRPGGVLAVWSAKPSPEFEGSLRNAGFQQVRTEEVPVARGVPDAVHLGVRPG; this is encoded by the coding sequence ATGACAGCCGCGTACGACTCCCCCGTGGTCCTGGACCGGCGCGACGGCCCGTACGGCGAGGTGGTGCTCCGCAGACAGGGCGCGCTGCTCCAGATCATCGCCAACGGCTGTTTCCTGATGGACACCTCCGACGGCCGCTCGGAGCGACTGCTGGTCGACGCCGCGTACGGCGCGCTGGACGGGCGGCCGGCGCCGGAAGTGCTGATCGGCGGTCTGGGCGTGGGGTTCTCGCTCGCACACGCGGCCGCCGACGCGCGCTGGGGGCGGATCACCGTCGTGGAGCGGGAACCGGCCGTCATCGGCTGGCACCGCGACGGCCCGCTCGGCGAACTGTCCGCCGCCGCGCTCGCCGATCCGCGCACCGAGATCGTGGAAGCGGACCTCGTGAACTACGTCAATGAGACATCGGACACGTTCGACGCACTCTGTCTCGATATCGACAACGGGCCGGACTGGACGGTGACCGAGGACAACGACGGCCTGTACGCGTCGGCCGGACTCGCCGCCTGCGCAAGGGTGTTGAGACCCGGCGGCGTCCTCGCGGTGTGGTCGGCGAAACCCTCTCCGGAATTTGAAGGATCCTTGCGGAATGCCGGGTTCCAGCAGGTGCGTACCGAAGAGGTGCCCGTTGCCCGGGGCGTTCCGGACGCCGTTCACCTCGGCGTCCGCCCTGGATAG
- a CDS encoding response regulator transcription factor, giving the protein MEQTHTSQSGAATTTPGAQRRVLVVEDDTTIVDAIAARLRAEGFLVQTASDGPAAVDTAEAWQPDLLILDIMLPGFDGLEVCRRVQAQRPVPVLMLTARDDETDMLVGLGVGADDYMTKPFSMRELAARVHVLLRRVERAAVAASTPRSGILRLGELEIDHAQRRVRVKAEDVHLTPTEFDLLVCLANTPRAVLSREQLLAEVWDWADASGTRTVDSHIKALRRKIGAERIRTVHGVGYALETPTP; this is encoded by the coding sequence ATGGAGCAGACACACACCTCCCAGAGCGGCGCGGCGACGACCACCCCGGGTGCGCAGCGCCGGGTGCTGGTCGTCGAGGACGACACGACGATCGTCGACGCCATCGCGGCCCGGCTCCGCGCCGAGGGATTTCTCGTACAGACGGCGTCCGACGGTCCGGCCGCCGTCGACACGGCCGAGGCCTGGCAGCCCGACCTGCTGATCCTCGACATCATGCTGCCCGGCTTCGACGGCCTGGAGGTCTGCCGCCGCGTGCAGGCCCAGCGCCCGGTGCCGGTGCTGATGCTCACCGCGCGCGACGACGAGACCGACATGCTGGTCGGGCTCGGGGTCGGCGCCGACGACTACATGACCAAGCCGTTCTCGATGCGGGAGCTGGCGGCACGCGTGCACGTGCTGCTGCGCCGCGTGGAGCGGGCCGCGGTCGCCGCCTCGACGCCGCGCAGCGGGATCCTGCGGCTCGGCGAGCTGGAGATCGACCACGCGCAGCGCCGGGTGCGGGTGAAGGCCGAGGACGTGCATCTGACGCCCACCGAGTTCGACCTGCTGGTGTGCCTGGCCAACACCCCGCGCGCGGTGCTCTCCCGGGAGCAGCTGCTGGCCGAGGTCTGGGACTGGGCGGACGCCTCCGGCACCCGCACGGTCGACAGCCACATCAAGGCGCTGCGGCGGAAGATCGGCGCCGAGCGGATCCGCACAGTGCACGGCGTCGGTTACGCGCTGGAGACGCCGACTCCATGA
- a CDS encoding ATP-binding protein: MSGDGRQAARRSPGEEPWGGVRPFSIKTKLGALVVISVLITTGLSMIAVHTKTELRFITVFSMIATLLITQFVAHSLTMPLDEMNTVARSISEGDYTRRVKDNRRDELGDLAGTINVMADELEAQDRQRKELVANVSHELRTPIAGLRAVLENIVDGVTRADPETMRTALKQTERLGRLVETLLDLSRLDNGVVPLKLRRFEVWPYLSGVLKEANMVASARAGIASGSGSHTRTDVHLHLDVSPPELTAHADPERIHQVVANLIDNAVKHSPPHGRVTVRARRGPRPESLELEVLDEGPGIPRSEWHRVFERFNRGAVTRPHGPGSDGGTGLGLAIARWAVDLHGGRIGVAESERGCRIIVTLPGLSSASG; this comes from the coding sequence ATGAGCGGTGACGGGCGCCAGGCCGCACGGAGGAGCCCCGGGGAGGAACCCTGGGGCGGCGTACGCCCGTTCTCGATCAAGACCAAGCTGGGCGCGCTGGTCGTCATCTCGGTCCTGATCACCACCGGTCTGTCGATGATCGCGGTGCACACCAAGACGGAGCTCCGCTTCATCACGGTCTTCTCGATGATCGCCACACTGCTGATAACGCAGTTCGTGGCCCATTCGCTCACCATGCCGCTGGACGAGATGAACACGGTCGCCCGTTCCATCTCCGAGGGCGACTACACGCGCCGCGTGAAGGACAACCGCCGGGACGAACTCGGCGACCTGGCCGGGACGATCAACGTCATGGCCGACGAGCTGGAGGCCCAGGACCGGCAGCGCAAGGAGCTCGTGGCGAACGTCTCGCACGAGCTGCGCACTCCGATCGCCGGCCTGCGCGCGGTGCTGGAGAACATCGTCGACGGGGTCACCCGGGCGGACCCGGAGACCATGCGCACGGCACTGAAGCAGACCGAGCGGCTGGGCCGGCTGGTGGAGACCCTGCTGGACCTCTCCCGCCTCGACAACGGCGTCGTCCCGCTGAAGCTGCGCCGCTTCGAGGTGTGGCCGTACCTGTCGGGCGTGCTGAAGGAGGCCAACATGGTCGCCTCGGCGCGGGCGGGCATCGCGTCCGGCTCGGGCAGCCACACCCGCACGGACGTCCATCTGCACCTCGACGTCTCCCCGCCGGAGCTGACCGCGCACGCGGATCCCGAGCGGATCCACCAGGTCGTCGCGAACCTGATCGACAACGCGGTCAAGCACAGCCCCCCGCACGGCCGCGTGACGGTGCGGGCGCGGCGCGGGCCGCGGCCGGAGTCGCTGGAGCTGGAGGTCCTGGACGAGGGCCCCGGCATCCCCAGGTCGGAGTGGCACCGGGTGTTCGAGCGGTTCAACCGCGGCGCGGTGACCCGGCCGCACGGCCCGGGCAGCGACGGCGGCACGGGGCTCGGTCTCGCGATCGCCCGCTGGGCGGTGGATCTGCACGGCGGCCGGATCGGTGTGGCCGAATCCGAGCGCGGCTGCCGGATCATCGTCACCCTCCCGGGACTGTCCTCCGCTTCAGGTTGA
- a CDS encoding multifunctional oxoglutarate decarboxylase/oxoglutarate dehydrogenase thiamine pyrophosphate-binding subunit/dihydrolipoyllysine-residue succinyltransferase subunit gives MSPQSPSNSSISTDDQAGKNPAAAFGPNEWLVDEIYQQYLQDPNSVDRAWWDFFADYKPGAPATPAPAGTAAAGAAATTATAPQAQPAAPVSRPAAPAPQAAAPAPAAPQPPAAPAPAPAPAAKAAPAPAKPAQPAQAPARPAAQAAPAKEAPEGPEFVTLRGPSAAVAKNMNASLELPTATSVRAVPVKLLFDNRIVINNHLKRARGGKISFTHLIGFAMVQAIKAMPSMNYAFGEKDGKPTLVKPPHVNLGLAIDLVKPNGDRQLVVAAIKKAETLNFFEFWQAYEDIVRRARDNKLTMDDFTGVTVSLTNPGGLGTVHSVPRLMPGQSVIMGVGSMDYPAEFQGTSQDTLNKLGISKVMTLTSTYDHRVIQGAASGEFLRQVANLLLGESGFYDDVFESLRIPYEPVRWLKDIDASHDDDVTKAARVFELIHSYRVRGHVMADTDPLEYKQRKHPDLDITEHGLTLWDLERDFAVGGFAGKSLMKLRDILGVLRDSYCRTTGIEFMHIQDPKQRKWIQDRVERPHSKMEREEQLRILRRLNAAEAFETFLQTKYVGQKRFSLEGGESVIPLLDAVIDSAAESRLDEVVIGMAHRGRLNVLANIVGKSYAQIFREFEGNLDPKSMHGSGDVKYHLGAEGTFTGLDGEQIKVSLAANPSHLETVDPVIEGIARAKQDIINKGGTDFTVLPVALHGDAAFAGQGVVAETLNMSQLRGYRTGGTVHIVINNQVGFTAAPESSRSSMYATDVARMIEAPIFHVNGDDPEAVVRVARLAFEFRQAFNKDVVIDLICYRRRGHNESDNPAFTQPLMYDLIDKKRSVRKLYTESLIGRGDITLEEAEQALQDYQGQLEKVFTEVREATSQPASGPVSDPQADFPVAVNTAISTEVVKRIAESQVNIPDTFHVHPRLLPQLQRRAAMVEDGTIDWGMGETLAVGSLLLEGTPVRLSGQDSQRGTFGQRHAVLIDRESGEEFTPLMYLAEEQARYNVYNSLLSEYAVMGFEYGYSLARPDALVMWEAQFGDFVNGAQTVVDEYISAAEQKWGQTSGVTLLLPHGYEGQGPDHSSARVERFLQLCAQNNMTVAMPTLPSNYFHLLRWQVHNPHHKPLVVFTPKSMLRLKAAASKTEEFTSGQFRPVIGDATADPAAVRKVVFVAGKLYYDLEAERVKRGVTDTAIIRIERLYPLPGAEIQAEVNKYPNAEKYLWAQEEPANQGAWPFIALNLIDHLDLAVGADIPAGERLRRISRPHGSSPAVGSAKRHQAEQEQLVREVFEA, from the coding sequence GTGTCGCCACAGTCCCCCAGTAACTCGAGCATCTCGACCGACGACCAAGCCGGGAAGAACCCCGCTGCCGCGTTCGGTCCGAACGAGTGGCTCGTCGACGAGATCTATCAGCAGTACCTCCAGGACCCGAACTCGGTAGACCGAGCCTGGTGGGACTTCTTCGCCGATTACAAGCCGGGTGCTCCTGCCACCCCGGCTCCGGCGGGTACTGCGGCCGCGGGGGCCGCAGCCACCACCGCAACGGCGCCGCAGGCCCAGCCCGCGGCTCCGGTCTCCCGGCCCGCGGCTCCGGCCCCCCAGGCCGCCGCCCCGGCCCCCGCGGCTCCACAGCCCCCGGCCGCTCCGGCCCCGGCTCCGGCTCCCGCCGCGAAGGCCGCTCCCGCCCCCGCCAAGCCGGCGCAGCCCGCACAGGCGCCCGCTCGGCCCGCGGCGCAGGCGGCCCCCGCCAAGGAGGCGCCCGAGGGTCCCGAGTTCGTGACGCTGCGTGGTCCGTCCGCGGCCGTCGCGAAGAACATGAACGCCTCACTGGAGCTGCCGACCGCCACCTCGGTCCGCGCGGTCCCGGTGAAGCTGCTGTTCGACAACCGGATCGTCATCAACAACCACCTGAAGCGCGCCCGGGGCGGGAAGATCTCCTTCACGCACCTGATCGGCTTCGCGATGGTGCAGGCCATCAAGGCCATGCCGTCGATGAACTACGCGTTCGGCGAGAAGGACGGCAAGCCGACCCTCGTCAAGCCGCCGCACGTCAACCTCGGCCTGGCCATCGACCTGGTCAAGCCGAACGGTGACCGCCAGCTCGTCGTGGCCGCCATCAAGAAGGCCGAGACGCTGAACTTCTTCGAGTTCTGGCAGGCCTACGAGGACATCGTCCGTCGCGCCCGCGACAACAAGCTGACGATGGACGACTTCACCGGCGTGACGGTCTCCCTGACCAACCCCGGCGGCCTCGGCACCGTCCACTCCGTGCCGCGTCTGATGCCCGGCCAGTCCGTGATCATGGGCGTCGGCTCCATGGACTACCCGGCGGAGTTCCAGGGCACCAGCCAGGACACCCTGAACAAGCTCGGCATCTCGAAGGTCATGACGCTCACGTCGACCTACGACCACCGGGTCATCCAGGGCGCCGCCTCCGGCGAGTTCCTGCGCCAGGTGGCGAACCTGCTGCTGGGCGAGAGCGGCTTCTACGACGACGTCTTCGAGTCGCTGCGCATCCCCTACGAGCCGGTCCGCTGGCTCAAGGACATCGACGCCTCGCACGACGACGACGTCACCAAGGCCGCCCGTGTCTTCGAGCTGATCCATTCCTACCGGGTCCGCGGCCACGTCATGGCCGACACCGACCCGCTGGAGTACAAGCAGCGCAAGCACCCCGACCTGGACATCACCGAGCACGGGCTCACCCTGTGGGACCTGGAGCGCGACTTCGCGGTCGGCGGTTTCGCCGGCAAGTCGCTGATGAAGCTGCGGGACATCCTCGGCGTGCTGCGCGACTCGTACTGCCGCACCACCGGCATCGAGTTCATGCACATCCAGGACCCCAAGCAGCGCAAGTGGATCCAGGACCGCGTGGAGCGCCCGCACTCCAAGATGGAGCGCGAGGAGCAGCTGCGCATCCTGCGCCGCCTGAACGCCGCGGAAGCCTTCGAGACCTTCCTGCAGACGAAGTACGTCGGCCAGAAGCGCTTCTCACTGGAGGGCGGCGAGTCCGTCATCCCGCTGCTCGACGCGGTGATCGACTCCGCCGCCGAGTCCCGCCTGGACGAGGTCGTCATCGGCATGGCCCACCGCGGCCGCCTGAACGTCCTCGCCAACATCGTCGGCAAGTCGTACGCGCAGATCTTCCGCGAGTTCGAGGGCAACCTCGACCCGAAGTCGATGCACGGCTCCGGCGACGTGAAGTACCACCTGGGCGCCGAGGGCACCTTCACCGGCCTGGACGGCGAGCAGATCAAGGTCTCGCTGGCCGCCAACCCGTCCCACCTGGAGACGGTCGACCCGGTCATCGAGGGCATCGCCCGCGCCAAGCAGGACATCATCAACAAGGGCGGCACGGACTTCACGGTCCTGCCGGTCGCGCTGCACGGCGACGCGGCCTTCGCGGGCCAGGGCGTGGTGGCCGAGACGCTGAACATGTCGCAGCTGCGCGGCTACCGCACCGGCGGCACGGTCCACATCGTCATCAACAACCAGGTCGGCTTCACCGCGGCGCCGGAGTCCTCGCGCTCGTCGATGTACGCCACCGACGTGGCCCGCATGATCGAGGCCCCGATCTTCCACGTGAACGGCGACGACCCGGAGGCCGTGGTGCGCGTCGCGCGTCTGGCCTTCGAGTTCCGTCAGGCGTTCAACAAGGACGTGGTGATCGACCTCATCTGCTACCGCCGCCGCGGTCACAACGAGTCGGACAACCCGGCCTTCACCCAGCCGCTGATGTACGACCTGATCGACAAGAAGCGCTCGGTGCGCAAGCTCTACACCGAGTCCCTGATCGGTCGCGGCGACATCACCCTGGAAGAGGCCGAGCAGGCCCTGCAGGACTACCAGGGCCAGCTGGAGAAGGTCTTCACGGAGGTCCGCGAGGCCACGTCCCAGCCGGCCTCCGGCCCGGTGTCGGACCCGCAGGCGGACTTCCCGGTCGCCGTGAACACCGCGATCTCCACGGAGGTCGTCAAGCGGATCGCCGAGTCGCAGGTCAACATCCCCGACACCTTCCACGTCCACCCGCGTCTGCTGCCGCAGCTGCAGCGGCGGGCGGCGATGGTCGAGGACGGCACGATCGACTGGGGCATGGGCGAGACCCTCGCGGTCGGCTCCCTCCTGCTGGAGGGCACCCCGGTCCGCCTGTCCGGCCAGGACTCCCAGCGGGGCACCTTCGGCCAGCGCCACGCGGTCCTCATCGACCGCGAGTCGGGCGAGGAGTTCACGCCGCTGATGTACCTCGCCGAGGAGCAGGCGCGCTACAACGTCTACAACTCGCTGCTCTCCGAGTACGCCGTCATGGGCTTCGAGTACGGCTACTCGCTGGCCCGCCCCGACGCGCTCGTCATGTGGGAGGCGCAGTTCGGCGACTTCGTCAACGGCGCCCAGACCGTGGTCGACGAGTACATCTCGGCCGCGGAGCAGAAGTGGGGCCAGACGTCCGGCGTCACCCTCCTCCTGCCGCACGGCTACGAGGGACAGGGCCCGGACCACTCCTCGGCCCGTGTCGAGCGCTTCCTCCAGCTCTGCGCCCAGAACAACATGACGGTCGCCATGCCGACCCTCCCGTCGAACTACTTCCACCTCCTGCGGTGGCAGGTGCACAACCCGCACCACAAGCCGCTGGTGGTCTTCACCCCGAAGTCGATGCTGCGCCTGAAGGCCGCCGCGTCGAAGACGGAGGAGTTCACGTCGGGTCAGTTCCGCCCCGTCATCGGCGACGCCACCGCGGATCCGGCGGCGGTCCGCAAGGTCGTCTTCGTGGCCGGCAAGCTGTACTACGACCTGGAGGCCGAGCGGGTCAAGCGCGGCGTCACGGACACGGCGATCATCCGCATCGAGCGGCTGTACCCGCTGCCGGGTGCCGAGATCCAGGCGGAGGTCAACAAGTACCCGAACGCCGAGAAGTACCTGTGGGCGCAGGAGGAGCCGGCGAACCAGGGTGCCTGGCCGTTCATCGCGCTCAACCTGATCGACCACCTGGACCTGGCGGTCGGCGCGGACATCCCGGCCGGCGAGCGGCTGCGGCGCATCTCGCGTCCGCACGGCTCGTCGCCGGCGGTGGGCTCGGCCAAGCGCCACCAGGCCGAGCAGGAGCAGCTGGTGCGTGAGGTGTTCGAGGCGTAG
- a CDS encoding DUF6104 family protein yields MYFTDRGIEELEKRRGEEEVTFEWLAEQLRTFVDLNPDFEVPVERLATWLARLDDEDDE; encoded by the coding sequence ATGTACTTCACCGACCGCGGTATCGAGGAGCTGGAGAAGCGGCGCGGCGAGGAAGAGGTCACCTTCGAGTGGCTCGCCGAGCAACTGCGCACCTTCGTGGACCTGAACCCCGACTTCGAGGTGCCCGTGGAGCGGCTCGCCACCTGGCTCGCCCGCCTCGACGACGAGGACGACGAGTAG
- a CDS encoding DUF4097 family beta strand repeat-containing protein has translation MSEWSVTEPQKLTFDAPVHDLRVRLVNGTVNVVGTDEGSARLEVSEIEGPPLVVTQERGTLTVAYDDLPWKGFLKWLDRKGWRRSAVVSLAVPAGTRVEVGVVGAAAVVSGISGPAVIKGVTGDTTLVGVSGPVRADTVSGNLEAQAVTGDLRFNSVSGDLTVVEGSGRSVRADSVSGSMIVDLDPDGPTEVGLTSVSGEIAIRLPHPADAEVEANTASGRISNAFEGLRVYGQWGAHKIAGRLGAGTGKLRASTVSGSIALLSRPPREDEPGAAWETEPPRTPGTGPIPDPVGDAPAAAGDNSVSGQGADATDVPADGTTDKKVL, from the coding sequence ATGTCCGAGTGGTCCGTCACCGAGCCCCAGAAGCTGACCTTCGACGCCCCGGTGCACGACCTGCGGGTCCGCCTCGTCAACGGAACGGTGAACGTGGTGGGCACGGACGAAGGTTCCGCCCGCCTGGAGGTCTCGGAGATCGAGGGCCCACCCCTGGTGGTCACACAGGAGCGCGGCACCCTCACGGTGGCCTACGACGACCTGCCCTGGAAGGGCTTCCTGAAGTGGCTCGACCGCAAGGGCTGGCGCCGCAGCGCCGTGGTCTCGCTGGCCGTCCCGGCCGGCACACGCGTGGAAGTGGGCGTGGTCGGCGCCGCGGCGGTCGTCTCCGGCATCAGCGGACCGGCGGTGATCAAGGGCGTGACCGGGGACACCACCCTGGTCGGCGTCTCGGGTCCGGTCCGCGCGGACACCGTCTCCGGGAACCTGGAGGCCCAGGCCGTCACCGGAGACCTCCGCTTCAACTCGGTCTCCGGGGACCTCACGGTGGTCGAGGGTTCGGGACGGTCCGTCCGCGCCGACTCGGTCAGCGGCTCCATGATCGTCGATCTCGATCCGGACGGGCCCACGGAGGTCGGGCTCACCAGCGTCTCCGGCGAGATCGCCATCCGCCTGCCGCACCCGGCGGACGCCGAGGTCGAGGCGAACACCGCGAGCGGCAGGATCTCCAACGCCTTCGAAGGACTGCGGGTGTACGGCCAGTGGGGCGCCCACAAGATCGCCGGCCGGCTGGGCGCGGGTACCGGCAAACTCCGCGCCAGCACGGTCTCCGGCTCGATCGCCCTGCTGAGCCGGCCGCCCCGCGAGGACGAGCCCGGCGCCGCCTGGGAGACCGAGCCCCCACGGACCCCCGGCACCGGCCCGATACCGGACCCGGTCGGCGACGCACCGGCCGCCGCGGGGGACAATTCCGTCTCCGGCCAGGGTGCCGACGCCACCGACGTCCCGGCCGACGGCACGACCGACAAGAAGGTGCTCTGA
- a CDS encoding PadR family transcriptional regulator — protein MPPVFAHGRLRLYLLKLLDEAPRHGYEVIRLLEERFQGLYAPSAGTVYPRLAKLEAEGLVRHTTEGGRKVYSITDAGRAELADRSGELADLELEIRESVAELAAEIKADVRGAAGDLRREMRAAASEARRHSRAAGGGQGPFGEYGDLGDKEAWRTAKEEMRRVKQEWKEQARRAKDESRRAREEAKQARHQAQEAQARARAQAQEEVQRIARQVQDRVQDHFARGDWPTGVREGLTELAKEFGEFGKDFGKEFAKDRASSFGRTPGKAGPAAAPEPQYTVTREDFPAEYEPSWAHEESTGDPVRDLDRLLDRFRDDIRDTARDHGVTADQLDDTRHHLSRAAAHITALLRPRTP, from the coding sequence ATGCCCCCCGTCTTCGCCCACGGCCGCCTCCGCCTGTACCTGCTCAAGCTGCTCGACGAGGCCCCGCGCCACGGCTACGAGGTGATCAGGCTCCTGGAGGAGCGCTTCCAGGGGCTGTACGCCCCCTCCGCGGGCACGGTCTACCCCCGTCTCGCCAAGCTGGAGGCCGAAGGGCTGGTCCGGCACACCACCGAGGGCGGCCGCAAGGTGTACTCCATCACCGACGCGGGCCGCGCCGAACTGGCCGACCGCAGCGGCGAGCTGGCCGACCTTGAGCTGGAGATCCGCGAGTCGGTCGCGGAACTGGCCGCCGAGATCAAGGCCGACGTGCGCGGCGCGGCCGGTGACCTGCGCCGGGAGATGCGCGCGGCCGCCTCCGAGGCCCGCCGGCACTCCCGGGCGGCCGGCGGCGGTCAGGGACCCTTCGGGGAGTACGGCGACCTCGGTGACAAGGAGGCCTGGCGCACGGCCAAGGAGGAGATGCGCCGGGTGAAGCAGGAGTGGAAGGAGCAGGCCCGCCGCGCCAAGGACGAGAGCCGCCGGGCCCGCGAGGAGGCCAAGCAGGCCCGCCATCAGGCCCAGGAGGCTCAGGCACGGGCCCGGGCGCAGGCGCAGGAGGAGGTGCAGCGCATCGCCCGGCAGGTCCAGGACCGCGTCCAGGACCACTTCGCCCGCGGTGACTGGCCGACCGGCGTCCGCGAGGGGCTGACCGAACTGGCCAAGGAGTTCGGTGAGTTCGGCAAGGACTTCGGAAAGGAGTTCGCCAAGGACAGGGCCTCGTCCTTCGGCCGCACCCCGGGCAAGGCGGGCCCCGCCGCTGCCCCGGAACCGCAGTACACGGTCACGCGGGAGGACTTCCCGGCCGAGTACGAACCCTCCTGGGCACACGAGGAATCCACCGGCGACCCGGTGCGGGACCTGGACCGTCTGCTGGACCGCTTCCGTGACGACATCCGCGACACGGCACGGGATCACGGAGTCACCGCGGACCAGCTCGACGACACCCGCCACCACCTGTCACGGGCGGCGGCCCACATCACGGCACTGCTGCGGCCGCGCACCCCCTGA
- a CDS encoding Clp protease N-terminal domain-containing protein produces MFERFTKDARAVVEGAFGHAQGEGARSVDAEHLLLAVLDRQGSRASFALSALGLAEREPVRRAVEEARRRAGLTRADTDALAGLGIDVSEIVARVEEAHGVGALAMSGAGKGASRTDGASRWGGRRPGFGRTAKKVLEQSLRMAVGRGDRHIGDEHLLLALTVLPGAPAEVLADAGVTHASVTRVLYG; encoded by the coding sequence ATGTTCGAGCGGTTCACGAAGGACGCCCGGGCCGTGGTCGAGGGAGCCTTCGGCCATGCGCAGGGAGAGGGGGCGCGGTCCGTCGACGCCGAGCATCTGCTGCTCGCCGTCCTCGACCGCCAGGGCAGCCGCGCGTCGTTCGCCCTGTCCGCCCTCGGGCTCGCCGAGCGGGAGCCGGTGCGGCGGGCCGTGGAGGAGGCGCGGCGCCGTGCGGGGCTGACCCGCGCCGATACGGACGCGCTGGCCGGGCTGGGCATCGACGTCTCGGAGATCGTGGCCCGCGTGGAAGAAGCGCACGGAGTCGGGGCGCTGGCGATGTCCGGCGCGGGGAAGGGCGCGAGCCGGACGGACGGGGCGAGCCGGTGGGGCGGGCGCCGGCCCGGCTTCGGCCGCACGGCCAAGAAGGTGCTGGAGCAGTCCCTGCGCATGGCCGTCGGGCGCGGCGACCGGCACATCGGCGACGAGCACCTGCTGCTGGCGCTCACCGTCCTTCCCGGGGCGCCCGCCGAGGTGCTGGCCGACGCGGGGGTCACGCACGCGTCGGTGACCCGGGTGCTGTACGGCTGA
- a CDS encoding HTH domain-containing protein encodes MTEATDLAERAGDRDPRVGLRAVAALRRLLEQLEAVQVRNARNQGWSWQEIAAELGVSRQAVHKKYGRR; translated from the coding sequence ATGACGGAGGCAACCGATCTCGCCGAGCGCGCCGGTGACCGTGATCCGCGGGTGGGACTGCGGGCCGTGGCCGCGCTGCGCAGGCTGCTGGAGCAGCTGGAGGCGGTGCAGGTGCGCAACGCGCGCAATCAGGGCTGGTCGTGGCAGGAGATCGCCGCGGAGCTCGGAGTCAGCAGGCAGGCCGTGCACAAGAAGTACGGGAGGCGATGA
- a CDS encoding zinc-binding dehydrogenase, translated as MFAVYAARIDRDQPLTGLELGERPAPEARPGWSTINVRAASLNHHDLWSLRGVGLPEERLPMILGCDAAGVDEDGNEVVLHSVIGQTGHGVGPNEPRSILTERYQGTFAEQVAVPSWNVLPKPKELSFAEAACLPTAWLTAYRMLFTNAGVRPGDSVLVQGAGGGVATAAIVLGKAAGLRVFATSRDEAKRKRALELGAVEAVESGARLPQRVDAVIETVGAATWSHSVKSLRPGGTLVISGATSGDRPSHAELTRIFFLELKVVGSTMGTKDELEDLLSFCAATGVRPVIDEELPLDRAREGFERLASGEQFGKIVLTNA; from the coding sequence ATGTTCGCTGTCTACGCCGCCCGAATCGACCGCGACCAGCCGCTCACCGGCCTTGAGTTGGGGGAGCGTCCGGCTCCCGAGGCCCGTCCCGGCTGGAGCACCATCAACGTACGGGCCGCTTCCCTCAATCATCACGATCTCTGGTCCCTGCGGGGCGTCGGCCTGCCGGAGGAACGGCTGCCGATGATCCTCGGCTGCGACGCCGCCGGCGTCGACGAGGACGGCAACGAGGTCGTCCTGCACTCCGTCATCGGCCAGACCGGCCATGGCGTCGGCCCGAACGAGCCGCGCTCCATCCTCACCGAGCGTTACCAGGGCACCTTCGCCGAGCAGGTCGCCGTGCCGTCCTGGAACGTCCTGCCCAAGCCCAAGGAGCTGTCCTTCGCGGAGGCCGCCTGTCTGCCGACGGCCTGGCTGACGGCGTACCGGATGCTGTTCACCAACGCCGGCGTACGGCCCGGGGACTCGGTCCTCGTGCAGGGCGCGGGCGGCGGTGTCGCCACGGCCGCGATCGTGCTCGGCAAGGCGGCCGGCCTCAGGGTCTTCGCCACCAGCCGGGACGAGGCGAAGCGCAAGAGGGCTCTGGAACTGGGCGCGGTCGAGGCGGTGGAGTCGGGTGCCCGGCTGCCGCAGCGCGTGGACGCCGTCATCGAGACCGTCGGCGCCGCCACCTGGTCCCACTCGGTGAAGTCCCTGCGACCCGGCGGCACGCTCGTCATCTCCGGGGCCACCAGCGGTGACCGGCCCTCGCACGCCGAACTGACCCGCATCTTCTTCCTCGAACTGAAGGTGGTCGGGTCCACCATGGGCACCAAGGACGAGCTGGAGGACCTGCTCTCCTTCTGCGCCGCGACCGGCGTACGGCCCGTCATCGACGAGGAACTGCCGCTGGACCGCGCCCGCGAGGGCTTCGAACGGCTGGCGTCCGGCGAGCAGTTCGGGAAGATCGTGCTCACCAACGCCTGA